A single Anopheles arabiensis isolate DONGOLA chromosome 2, AaraD3, whole genome shotgun sequence DNA region contains:
- the LOC120894695 gene encoding carboxypeptidase B-like — MRSLLVLPLLVALVAGATLDFEHYWTAQEMNEYIDELVRDFPTIATAVNVGTSTEGRPIRAVRVSKNNVANRPLVIVEAGLRAREWISPMSANYILHEIVEHYYEFEHILDNVNFLVVPLVNPDGYEFSRTTNRLWLKSRSVNGNGCFGVDLNRNFGHLWNTVGGSNDPCSDSFVGTAAFSAPETAALRNLIQANSANLALYLSIQSADQMVLYPFSHSATTNPANVAELRNLANSVALTLMGQNGRVFTSGGAGLLQTPASGSSIDFVAGTVQPDLVFTLETGAGGNYGYDVPESQMAELLSETTYGFLTMAEYIANNK; from the exons ATGCGCAGCCTTCTCGTACTACCGCTGCTCGTGGCCCTGGTGGCTGGAGCCACGCTTGATTTTGAACACTACTGGACCGCTCAGGAG ATGAACGAGTACATTGATGAGCTGGTGAGAGACTTCCCAACTATCGCCACCGCTGTGAACGTTGGCACCAGCACTGAGGGACGCCCGATTCGGGCGGTGCGTGTCAGCAAGAACAACGTCGCCAACCGACCGCTCGTGATCGTGGAAGCTGGTCTGCGTGCCCGCGAATGGATCTCCCCGATGTCCGCTAACTACATTCTGCACGAGATCGTTGAGCATTATTACGAGTTCGAGCATATTCTGGACAACGTTAACTTCCTGGTCGTACCGCTCGTCAACCCGGACGGGTATGAGTTCTCGCGCACCACCAACCGGCTGTGGCTGAAGTCGCGCAGCGTCAACGGCAATGGATGCTTCGGTGTGGATCTGAACCGCAACTTTGGCCACCTGTGGAATACTGTCGGTGGAAGCAATGAT CCCTGCTCGGATAGCTTCGTCGGTACGGCAGCCTTCTCTGCGCCCGAAACTGCTGCCCTGCGCAATCTAATCCAAGCGAACAGCGCCAACCTGGCTCTGTATCTGAGCATCCAGTCAGCCGACCAGATGGTGCTGTACCCATTCTCTCACAGTGCCACCACCAATCCGGCCAACGTGGCGGAGCTGCGCAATCTTGCCAACAGCGTTGCGCTGACGCTGATGGGACAGAATGGACGTGTGTTCACTAGCGGTGGTGCGGGACTGCTGCAGACGCCTGCCTCGGGCAGTAGCATTGACTTTGTGGCGGGTACGGTTCAGCCCGATCTGGTGTTTACGCTTGAGACCGGCGCTGGTGGTAACTATGGGTACGATGTGCCCGAGTCGCAGATGGCTGAGCTTCTCAGCGAGACGACGTACGGTTTCCTGACGATGGCGGAGTACATCGCCAACAACAAGTAG